One genomic segment of Odocoileus virginianus isolate 20LAN1187 ecotype Illinois chromosome X, Ovbor_1.2, whole genome shotgun sequence includes these proteins:
- the PJA1 gene encoding E3 ubiquitin-protein ligase Praja-1 isoform X2, whose translation MGQESSKPIWPKPAGGYQSNTGRRYGRRHAYVSFRPSTSQQERISSQRKTPSKVPMHRSAPGQTTKRSRSPFSTTRRNWDDSESSGTSLNADNEDYSSTSRWRETASADEGHLDGLARRSRGEGSSGYPEPKYPEDKREARSDQVKPEKMPRRRRTMADPDFWTYSDDYYKYFEEDSDSDKEWTAALRRKYHGREQNLSSSGESWETLPGKEELEAEQARVNASAGASAGSSGSNELEEVRGPSLQEEERASPEEGEVPWLQYNENESSSEGDNDSGQEFLQPGVFMLDGNNNLEDDSSVSEDLEVDWSLFDGFADGLGVAEAISYVDPQFLTYMALEERLAQAMETALAHLESLAVDVEVANPPASKESIDTLPEILITEDHSAVGQEMCCPICCSEYAKGEVATELPCHHYFHKPCVSIWLQKSGTCPVCRCMFPPPL comes from the exons ATGGGTCAGGAATCTAGCAAGCCTATTTGGCCCAAGCCAGCAGGAGGGTATCAGTCCAATACAGGCAGGAGGTATGGAAGAAGGCATGCTTATGTCAGTTTCAGGCCATCTACGAGCCAGCAAGAAAGGATTTCCAGCCAGAGAAAGACGCCATCCAAAGTCCCAATGCACAGATCAGCCCCCGGTCAAACCACCAAGAGGAGCCGATCACCATTTTCCACCACTCGTCGTAATTGGGATGACAGCGAGAGCTCAGGAACCAGCCTGAATGCTGATAATGAGGACTACTCCAG CACTTCCAGGTGGAGGGAGACTGCCAGCGCTGATGAAGGCCACTTGGATGGCCTGGCAAGAAGGAGCAGAGGTGAGGGTTCAAGTGGCTACCCTGAGCCGAAGTACCCTGAAGACAAGAGGGAAGCCAGGAGTGACCAAGTGAAGCCCGAAAAGATGCCTAGACGGCGACGAACCATGGCCGACCCTGACTTCTGGACATACAGCGATGACTACTACAAATACTTTGAAGAAGACTCTGACAGTGACAAAGAGTGGACTGCGGCTCTGCGTCGCAAGTATCATGGCCGGGAGCAAAATCTGTCATCCAGCGGTGAGAGCTGGGAGACTCTGCCAGGAAAAGAAGAGCTTGAAGCCGAGCAAGCCAGAGTGAATGCCAGTGCTGGTGCCAGTGCTGGCAGCAGTGGCAGCAATGAACTTGAAGAAGTTCGAGGGCCATCTctccaggaagaggaaagggcatcccctgaagaaggagaagTTCCTTGGCTCCAATACAATGAAAACGAGAGCAGCAGTGAGGGGGATAATGATTCTGGTCAGGAGTTTCTGCAGCCTGGTGTCTTCATGCTGGATGGCAACAACAACCTTGAAGATGACTCCAGTGTCAGTGAAGACCTCGAAGTGGATTGGAGCCTCTTCGATGGATTTGCGGATGGATTGGGGGTAGCCGAAGCCATTTCCTACGTGGATCCTCAGTTCCTCACATACATGGCACTTGAAGAACGCCTGGCCCAGGCAATGGAAACTGCCCTGGCACACTTGGAGTCTCTGGCGGTGGATGTGGAGGTGGCCAATCCACCAGCCAGCAAGGAGAGCATCGACACTCTTCCTGAGATCCTGATCACGGAAGATCACAGTGCGGTGGGGCAGGAGATGTGTTGCCCCATCTGTTGCAGTGAATATGCGAAGGGGGAGGTGGCGACAGAGCTTCCATGCCATCACTATTTCCACAAGCCTTGCGTGTCCATCTGGCTTCAGAAGTCAGGCACCTGCCCTGTGTGCCGCTGCATGTTCCCTCCCCCACTTTAA
- the PJA1 gene encoding E3 ubiquitin-protein ligase Praja-1 isoform X1: protein MHRSAPGQTTKRSRSPFSTTRRNWDDSESSGTSLNADNEDYSRYPPREYRASGSRRGMAYGHVDCFGADDSEEEGAGPVERVPVRGKTGKFKDDKLYDPEKGARSLAGVASQFSSFNHDVREELEKLDPAPAARSSASRAEFLQPNSMASQPSSAEGKVVTNSNNLERERQEPNLPACPSRAPVSICGGENTPKSAEEPVVRPKIRNLASPNCVKPKIFFDTDDDDDMPHSTSRWRETASADEGHLDGLARRSRGEGSSGYPEPKYPEDKREARSDQVKPEKMPRRRRTMADPDFWTYSDDYYKYFEEDSDSDKEWTAALRRKYHGREQNLSSSGESWETLPGKEELEAEQARVNASAGASAGSSGSNELEEVRGPSLQEEERASPEEGEVPWLQYNENESSSEGDNDSGQEFLQPGVFMLDGNNNLEDDSSVSEDLEVDWSLFDGFADGLGVAEAISYVDPQFLTYMALEERLAQAMETALAHLESLAVDVEVANPPASKESIDTLPEILITEDHSAVGQEMCCPICCSEYAKGEVATELPCHHYFHKPCVSIWLQKSGTCPVCRCMFPPPL, encoded by the coding sequence ATGCACAGATCAGCCCCCGGTCAAACCACCAAGAGGAGCCGATCACCATTTTCCACCACTCGTCGTAATTGGGATGACAGCGAGAGCTCAGGAACCAGCCTGAATGCTGATAATGAGGACTACTCCAGGTACCCGCCCAGAGAGTACAGGGCTTCGGGGAGCAGAAGAGGAATGGCTTATGGACATGTTGACTGTTTTGGGGCAGATGATAgtgaggaggagggggctgggcctGTTGAGCGAGTGCCAGTGAGAGGGAAAACTGGCAAGTTTAAAGATGATAAGCTGTATGACCCGGAGAAGGGGGCAAGGTCTTTGGCTGGGGTGGCCTCTCAGTTCTCTAGTTTTAACCATGACGTGAGAGAGGAGCTTGAGAAGTTAGACCCAGCCCCTGCAGCACGGTCCTCTGCTAGCAGAGCTGAGTTCCTGCAGCCAAATAGCATGGCCTCTCAGCCGTCTTCTGCTGAAGGCAAGGTGGTCACAAACAGCAACAAcctggagagggagagacaggagcCAAATTTACCTGCATGTCCCAGCAGGGCTCCTGTGAGTATTTGTGGTGGGGAAAACACTCCAAAGAGTGCAGAGGAACCAGTGGTGAGGCCCAAAATTAGAAATCTGGCAAGTCCCAACTGCGTGAAACCAAAAATCTTTTTTGATaccgatgatgatgatgatatgcCACATAGCACTTCCAGGTGGAGGGAGACTGCCAGCGCTGATGAAGGCCACTTGGATGGCCTGGCAAGAAGGAGCAGAGGTGAGGGTTCAAGTGGCTACCCTGAGCCGAAGTACCCTGAAGACAAGAGGGAAGCCAGGAGTGACCAAGTGAAGCCCGAAAAGATGCCTAGACGGCGACGAACCATGGCCGACCCTGACTTCTGGACATACAGCGATGACTACTACAAATACTTTGAAGAAGACTCTGACAGTGACAAAGAGTGGACTGCGGCTCTGCGTCGCAAGTATCATGGCCGGGAGCAAAATCTGTCATCCAGCGGTGAGAGCTGGGAGACTCTGCCAGGAAAAGAAGAGCTTGAAGCCGAGCAAGCCAGAGTGAATGCCAGTGCTGGTGCCAGTGCTGGCAGCAGTGGCAGCAATGAACTTGAAGAAGTTCGAGGGCCATCTctccaggaagaggaaagggcatcccctgaagaaggagaagTTCCTTGGCTCCAATACAATGAAAACGAGAGCAGCAGTGAGGGGGATAATGATTCTGGTCAGGAGTTTCTGCAGCCTGGTGTCTTCATGCTGGATGGCAACAACAACCTTGAAGATGACTCCAGTGTCAGTGAAGACCTCGAAGTGGATTGGAGCCTCTTCGATGGATTTGCGGATGGATTGGGGGTAGCCGAAGCCATTTCCTACGTGGATCCTCAGTTCCTCACATACATGGCACTTGAAGAACGCCTGGCCCAGGCAATGGAAACTGCCCTGGCACACTTGGAGTCTCTGGCGGTGGATGTGGAGGTGGCCAATCCACCAGCCAGCAAGGAGAGCATCGACACTCTTCCTGAGATCCTGATCACGGAAGATCACAGTGCGGTGGGGCAGGAGATGTGTTGCCCCATCTGTTGCAGTGAATATGCGAAGGGGGAGGTGGCGACAGAGCTTCCATGCCATCACTATTTCCACAAGCCTTGCGTGTCCATCTGGCTTCAGAAGTCAGGCACCTGCCCTGTGTGCCGCTGCATGTTCCCTCCCCCACTTTAA